From the Lolium rigidum isolate FL_2022 chromosome 2, APGP_CSIRO_Lrig_0.1, whole genome shotgun sequence genome, one window contains:
- the LOC124690029 gene encoding aspartic proteinase 36-like: MEPSLVPKLLLLLLALSALAPGRAAATGVFQVRRKFPRHQGAGPGGDEHLAALRKHDGRRHGRLLSAVDLPLGGNGLPTETGLYFTEIGIGTPAKSFYVQVDTGSDLLWVNCVSCDTCPRKSGLGIELTLYDPAGSGSHSGVTCGQDFCVIANGGVPPTCPSASSPCGYSIAYGDGSSTTGFFVTDTLHYNQVSGNAHTALANTSITFGCGAKIGGDLGSSNQALDGILGFGQANSSMLSQLANAGKVTKIFAHCLDTVNGGGIFAIGNVVQPKVKTTPLVAGMPHYNVNLKAIDVGGAMLQLPKSIFDTRESKGTIIDSGTTLAYLPEVVHKAILSEVFAQYVDMSFHDVEDFLCFRYSGSVDNGFPVVTFHFEGDLSLNVQPHDYLFQNGNDLYCMGFQSGGLQTKDGKDMVLLGDIAFSNKLVLYDLENQVIGWDNYNCSSSIKIKDDKTGSVYTVDAHDISSGWRFQWHKSLFSLLVMTLLTCLMF; encoded by the exons ATGGAGCCTTCCCTTGTTCCTAAGCTGCTCCTCCTCTTGCTCGCGCTGTCGGCGCTCGCCCCCGGCCGGGCGGCCGCCACCGGCGTCTTCCAGGTGCGCCGCAAGTTCCCGCGCCACCAGGGCGCAGGCCCCGGCGGGGACGAGCACCTGGCGGCCCTCCGGAAGCACGacggccgccgccacggccgcctcCTCAGCGCCGTCGACTTGCCCCTCGGCGGCAACGGACTCCCCACCGAGACAGG GCTCTACTTCACGGAGATTGGGATCGGCACGCCGGCCAAGAGCTTCTACGTGCAGGTGGACACCGGCAGCGACCTACTCTGGGTCAACTGCGTCTCCTGCGACACCTGCCCCCGCAAGAGCGGCCTCGGG ATTGAGCTCACGCTCTACGACCCGGCGGGATCGGGGAGCCACAGCGGGGTGACGTGCGGCCAGGACTTCTGCGTGATTGCCAACGGCGGCGTGCCCCCCACCTgcccctccgcctcctcgccctGCGGCTACAGCATCGCATACGGGGACGGAAGCTCCACCACCGGATTCTTTGTCACCGACACCTTGCACTACAACCAGGTGTCTGGCAATGCCCACACCGCCTTGGCCAATACAAGCATCACGTTTGG GTGCGGGGCTAAGATTGGTGGGGATCTGGGCTCCTCAAACCAGGCCCTTGACGGGATTCTTGGCTTTGGCCAGGCTAATTCCTCCATGCTGTCGCAGCTCGCCAATGCAGGAAAAGTCACCAAGATCTTCGCGCATTGCTTGGACACCGTAAATGGTGGAGGGATTTTCGCTATTGGGAATGTCGTGCAGCCCAAAGTGAAGACCACGCCGTTGGTGGCCGGCAT GCCGCATTACAATGTCAACTTGAAAGCAATTGATGTTGGTGGTGCTATGCTACAGCTCCCAAAAAGTATTTTTGATACACGTGAAAGTAAAGGCACCATCATTGATAGTGGAACAACATTGGCCTATCTACCAGAGGTTGTTCATAAGGCTATACTGTCTGAG GTATTTGCTCAGTATGTAGATATGTCCTTTCATGATGTTGAAGATTTCCTTTGCTTCAGGTATTCTGGAAG TGTAGATAATGGATTCCCCGTTGTCACCTTTCACTTTGAGGGAGACCTTTCACTCAATGTTCAGCCACATGACTATCTTTTTCAAAATGGG AACGATTTGTACTGTATGGGGTTCCAGAGCGGTGGATTACAAACCAAGGATGGGAAAGATATGGTGCTTTTGGGAG ATATAGCATTTTCAAATAAACTGGTTCTGTACGATTTAGAAAATCAAGTAATTGGATGGGACAATTACAACT GCTCCTCTAGCATTAAAATCAAGGATGACAAGACTGGATCGGTATACACTGTGGATGCACATGATATTTCCTCTGGATGGAGATTTCAGTGGCACAAGTCCTTGTTTTCGTTGTTGGTAATGACTTTGTTGACCTGTCTAATGTTTTAG